One genomic window of Brevundimonas vesicularis includes the following:
- the lexA gene encoding transcriptional repressor LexA, whose protein sequence is MLTRKQHELLMFIHERIQETGVSPSFDEMKEALDLASKSGIHRLITALEERGFIRRLAHRARALEVTKLPEQATAGAPRGRTGFKPDVIEGGGGVRPAAPMAANDTRELPLMGKIAAGTPIDAIEHETARYPVPESMLGSGEHYLLEIEGDSMIEAGILNGDMVVIKSTDNAASGEIVVALVEGEQATLKRLRKKGASIALEPANRNYETKIYGSDQVAVQGKLVGLMRRYH, encoded by the coding sequence ATGCTCACGCGCAAACAGCACGAACTGCTGATGTTCATCCACGAACGCATCCAGGAGACCGGCGTCTCCCCTTCGTTCGACGAGATGAAGGAGGCGCTCGATCTGGCCTCCAAGTCCGGCATTCACCGGCTGATCACGGCGCTGGAGGAACGCGGCTTCATCCGCCGTCTCGCTCACCGCGCCCGCGCGTTGGAAGTGACGAAACTACCCGAACAGGCGACGGCCGGCGCGCCGCGCGGTCGCACCGGGTTCAAGCCCGACGTCATCGAAGGCGGCGGCGGTGTCCGACCTGCGGCCCCGATGGCGGCCAACGACACCCGCGAACTGCCGCTGATGGGCAAGATCGCCGCCGGCACGCCGATCGACGCGATCGAGCATGAAACCGCCCGCTATCCGGTTCCGGAGTCCATGCTGGGCTCTGGCGAGCACTACCTCCTAGAGATCGAAGGCGACTCCATGATCGAGGCCGGCATCCTGAACGGTGACATGGTGGTGATCAAATCGACCGACAACGCCGCCTCCGGCGAGATCGTGGTGGCGCTGGTCGAGGGCGAGCAGGCGACGCTGAAACGCCTTCGCAAGAAGGGCGCCTCGATCGCGCTGGAGCCCGCCAACCGCAACTACGAAACAAAGATCTACGGCTCGGATCAGGTCGCGGTTCAGGGCAAGCTGGTCGGACTCATGCGCCGGTATCACTGA
- the trpC gene encoding indole-3-glycerol phosphate synthase TrpC, producing the protein MTDFLDRIAAYKREDVAARKAATSQDAIEALARAASTPRGFRAALERVGKETGRPALIAEIKKASPSKGLIRPDFDPPALAQAYEAGGAACLSVLTDGPSFQGDDAYLGQAREAVALPCLRKDFLVDPWQVAESRALSADCILIILAMIDDNLAAELLSEAERFGMDALIETHDEDEMARACALGGDLVGVNNRSLRTFEVDLETTERLSMLSPVRALLVAESGIFTPDDVARVSAAHAQAILVGESLMRQADVEAATRQLLAV; encoded by the coding sequence ATGACCGACTTTCTGGACCGTATCGCCGCCTACAAACGCGAGGACGTCGCCGCCCGCAAGGCTGCGACCTCGCAGGACGCGATCGAAGCCCTGGCCCGCGCCGCATCGACCCCGCGCGGCTTTCGCGCCGCGTTGGAGCGGGTCGGAAAGGAAACCGGTCGTCCCGCCCTGATCGCCGAGATCAAGAAGGCCAGCCCATCCAAGGGGCTCATCCGGCCCGATTTCGATCCGCCGGCCCTGGCCCAAGCCTATGAGGCCGGCGGCGCGGCCTGTCTCTCGGTGCTGACCGATGGCCCCAGCTTCCAGGGCGACGACGCCTATCTGGGACAGGCCCGCGAGGCTGTCGCCCTGCCCTGCCTGCGCAAGGATTTCCTGGTCGATCCCTGGCAGGTCGCCGAAAGCCGCGCCTTGAGCGCCGACTGCATCCTGATCATCCTCGCCATGATCGACGACAACCTGGCGGCTGAACTGCTGTCGGAAGCCGAACGCTTTGGCATGGACGCGCTCATCGAGACCCACGACGAGGACGAAATGGCGCGCGCCTGTGCGCTTGGCGGCGATCTTGTCGGGGTCAATAACCGCTCGCTGCGCACGTTCGAGGTCGATCTGGAAACCACGGAGCGGCTGTCCATGCTGAGCCCCGTTCGGGCCCTGCTGGTCGCGGAGAGCGGCATCTTTACGCCCGACGACGTGGCGCGGGTTTCGGCGGCGCACGCCCAGGCGATTCTGGTCGGCGAGAGCCTGATGCGGCAGGCCGATGTCGAGGCGGCCACCCGTCAGTTGCTGGCCGTTTGA
- the gltA gene encoding citrate synthase produces MTEQAKPAGSATLSFEDKTIELPVLSGSTGPDVIDIRKLYAGTGAFTFDPGFTSTAACESALTYIDGDAGVLLHRGYPIDQLASKSNFLEVCHLLLHGELPTAAQFEKFENSITTHTMLHAQFDRFFEGFRRDAHPMSIMVGTVGALSAFYHDSLDIHDPVQRDISAIRLIAKMPTIAARAYKYHVGQPFISPRNDLSYAENFLRMCFAVPAEDYHVDPALVRAMDRIFTLHADHEQNASTSTVRLAGSSGANPFACIAAGIACLWGPSHGGANEEALNMLKEIGTPDKIPEFIQGVKDRKYKLMGFGHRVYKNYDPRAKVMQQSAYEVLAATGRENDPLFLVAKELEKVALSDEYFTSRKLFPNVDFYSGITLSAMGFPTTMFTVLFALARTVGWIAQWQEMMADPSQKIGRPRQLYTGPTQRDYVPIEQRG; encoded by the coding sequence ATGACTGAACAAGCCAAACCCGCCGGCTCGGCGACCCTGTCCTTCGAGGACAAGACGATCGAGTTGCCGGTCCTTTCGGGCTCCACCGGCCCGGACGTCATCGACATCCGCAAACTGTATGCGGGAACGGGGGCCTTCACCTTCGATCCCGGCTTCACCTCGACGGCGGCCTGTGAATCGGCTCTGACCTATATCGACGGCGACGCCGGCGTACTGCTGCATCGCGGCTATCCGATCGACCAGCTGGCGTCGAAGTCGAACTTCCTGGAAGTCTGCCACCTGCTGCTGCACGGCGAACTGCCGACCGCCGCTCAATTCGAGAAGTTCGAAAACAGCATCACCACGCATACGATGCTGCACGCCCAGTTCGACCGCTTCTTCGAGGGCTTCCGCCGTGACGCCCACCCGATGTCGATCATGGTCGGCACCGTCGGCGCCTTGTCGGCCTTCTATCACGACAGCCTGGACATCCATGATCCGGTGCAACGCGACATTTCGGCCATCCGCCTGATCGCCAAGATGCCGACCATCGCGGCCCGCGCTTACAAATACCACGTCGGCCAGCCCTTCATCTCGCCGCGCAACGACCTCTCGTACGCTGAAAACTTCCTGCGCATGTGCTTCGCAGTGCCGGCCGAAGACTATCATGTCGATCCGGCCTTGGTTCGCGCCATGGACCGCATCTTCACCCTGCACGCCGACCACGAACAGAACGCCTCGACCTCGACCGTGCGCCTGGCCGGTTCGTCGGGCGCCAATCCGTTCGCCTGTATCGCCGCCGGCATCGCCTGCCTCTGGGGCCCGTCGCACGGCGGCGCCAACGAAGAGGCGCTGAACATGCTCAAGGAAATCGGCACGCCCGACAAGATTCCTGAGTTCATTCAGGGCGTGAAGGATCGCAAGTACAAGCTGATGGGCTTCGGTCACCGCGTGTACAAGAACTACGATCCGCGCGCCAAGGTCATGCAGCAGTCGGCCTATGAAGTGCTGGCCGCCACCGGCCGCGAGAACGATCCGCTGTTCCTGGTCGCCAAGGAGCTGGAGAAGGTCGCCCTGTCGGACGAATACTTCACCTCGCGCAAGCTGTTCCCGAACGTCGACTTCTATTCCGGCATCACCCTGTCGGCGATGGGCTTCCCGACCACCATGTTCACCGTCCTGTTCGCCCTGGCCCGCACCGTGGGCTGGATCGCTCAGTGGCAGGAAATGATGGCCGATCCGTCGCAGAAGATCGGTCGCCCGCGTCAGCTCTACACGGGTCCGACCCAGCGCGATTACGTGCCGATCGAACAGCGCGGCTGA
- the gltX gene encoding glutamate--tRNA ligase: MTSPSSTVVTRFAPSPTGYLHIGGARTALFNWLYAKRHAGRFLIRVEDTDRERSTDEAVKAIFDGLSWLELFADDEPVFQFSRADRHREVVDQLLETGHAYRDFTSAEETGRLRDEAKAEKRTFESPWRDREPTVDDLALPHVVRFRRPKATTVTVADEVQGDVNWSTDDLDDLVLMRSDGAPTYNLAVVVDDHDMGVTHVIRGDDHLNNAARQSLIYGALGWTRPTFAHIPLIHGPDGAKLSKRHGAQAVHEYAEMGYLPEAMRNYLARLGWAHGDDELFSDAQAIEWFDLAGIGKAPARLDFDKLAHVNSHWLRLADDERLAKLTLDAHLQKGHALAEADEARLQRSMPFVKDRAKTILDLADQTAFVLKSRPLTLDNKAKALLSGETLERLTRLRERLSLFQSWDVFALEAELKAFAESEGVGFGKIGPPMRAALTAGSTSPDIARTLSALGRDESLGRLDDALQQTK, encoded by the coding sequence ATGACCTCACCTTCTTCGACTGTCGTCACCCGCTTCGCCCCCTCGCCGACAGGCTATCTGCATATCGGCGGGGCGAGAACCGCTTTGTTCAACTGGCTGTACGCCAAGAGACACGCTGGACGTTTCCTGATCCGGGTCGAAGACACCGACCGTGAACGCTCGACCGATGAGGCGGTGAAGGCCATTTTCGACGGCCTAAGCTGGCTGGAGCTGTTCGCCGACGACGAGCCGGTGTTCCAATTCAGCCGGGCCGATCGTCACCGCGAGGTGGTCGATCAACTGCTCGAAACCGGCCACGCCTACCGCGACTTTACCTCGGCCGAGGAGACCGGTCGTCTGCGCGATGAGGCCAAGGCGGAGAAGCGCACTTTCGAATCGCCCTGGCGCGACCGTGAGCCGACCGTGGACGATCTGGCCCTGCCGCACGTCGTGCGCTTCCGTCGGCCAAAGGCGACGACGGTCACGGTGGCCGATGAGGTCCAAGGCGACGTGAACTGGTCGACCGACGACCTGGACGATCTGGTTCTGATGCGTTCGGACGGCGCGCCGACCTATAATCTCGCCGTCGTCGTGGACGACCACGACATGGGGGTGACCCACGTCATTCGCGGCGACGACCATCTGAATAACGCCGCGCGACAGAGCCTGATCTACGGTGCGCTGGGCTGGACGCGTCCGACCTTTGCCCACATCCCCCTGATCCACGGCCCGGACGGCGCCAAACTGTCGAAGCGTCACGGCGCCCAGGCGGTGCATGAATACGCGGAGATGGGCTACTTGCCCGAGGCCATGCGCAACTATCTGGCCCGTCTCGGCTGGGCGCACGGCGACGACGAACTGTTCAGCGACGCCCAGGCCATCGAATGGTTCGACCTCGCCGGCATCGGCAAGGCGCCGGCCCGCCTGGACTTCGACAAGCTGGCCCATGTCAATTCGCACTGGCTGCGTCTGGCCGACGACGAGCGGCTCGCCAAGCTGACGCTGGATGCGCACCTGCAGAAGGGCCACGCCCTCGCAGAGGCGGACGAAGCCCGGCTTCAGCGCTCCATGCCTTTCGTCAAGGATCGCGCCAAGACGATCCTCGATCTGGCCGATCAAACCGCTTTCGTACTGAAATCTCGCCCGCTGACGCTGGACAACAAGGCGAAGGCGCTACTGTCGGGTGAAACCTTGGAGCGCCTCACCCGTCTGCGCGAACGGCTGTCCCTGTTCCAATCCTGGGATGTTTTTGCGCTGGAAGCCGAGCTCAAGGCCTTTGCGGAATCCGAGGGCGTCGGGTTCGGAAAAATCGGCCCGCCGATGCGCGCAGCGCTTACCGCAGGGTCAACATCACCTGATATTGCACGAACTTTGTCGGCTCTTGGGCGAGACGAAAGTCTCGGGCGCTTGGATGATGCGCTGCAACAGACTAAGTGA
- a CDS encoding anthranilate synthase component II has product MILVVDNYDSFTYNLVHYLAELGAPTHVVRNDDLTVDEAWALNPAAVLLSPGPCAPDQAGICLPLITTVPASMPILGVCLGHQAIGQAFGGDVIRAKTLMHGKTSPILHEGQSVFAGLPSPFTATRYHSLAVKRETLPDCLEVTAWTADGEIMGLQHRSRPIHGVQFHPESIATEHGHDMLANFLEIAGVKRLAAA; this is encoded by the coding sequence ATGATCCTCGTCGTCGATAACTACGACAGCTTCACCTACAATCTCGTCCACTACCTCGCGGAGTTGGGCGCGCCGACGCATGTGGTGCGCAACGACGACCTGACGGTGGACGAGGCGTGGGCGCTGAACCCCGCCGCCGTTCTGCTGTCGCCCGGCCCTTGCGCGCCGGATCAGGCGGGCATCTGCCTGCCGTTGATCACGACAGTGCCAGCGTCGATGCCGATCCTAGGCGTATGTCTGGGTCATCAGGCCATCGGCCAGGCGTTCGGCGGCGACGTCATTCGCGCCAAGACCCTGATGCACGGCAAAACCTCGCCGATCCTGCATGAGGGTCAGAGCGTCTTCGCCGGCCTGCCCTCGCCTTTCACCGCCACACGCTATCACTCGCTGGCGGTCAAGCGCGAAACCCTGCCCGACTGTCTGGAGGTCACCGCCTGGACCGCCGACGGCGAGATCATGGGTCTGCAGCATCGCAGCCGACCGATCCACGGCGTGCAGTTCCACCCGGAATCAATCGCCACCGAACACGGTCACGACATGCTGGCCAACTTCCTCGAGATCGCCGGCGTAAAGCGCCTCGCGGCCGCCTGA
- the lpxB gene encoding lipid-A-disaccharide synthase, whose product MSRPLKVMLVAAEASGDALGAGLARALKVRLGDDVAFVGVGGPKMAAEGVVSPFDIAELSILGWIEGLRAYGKVKRRVEQTAALAEREKPDAVVLIDSWGFTIRVAKAIRAARPDLPLIKYVGPQVWASRPGRAKTLAGAVDHLLALYGFDAPWFEREGLPTTVVGSSALHMNVDAADGAAFRARRGIAADAQLLLVLPGSRPSEITRMAPVYEATVRKLKTTNPGLEVAVVAAGTVAHDVAGRVAAWPFRVHLVEEAEKYDAMRAATVALATSGTVSTELALAGAPMVIAYKIDGLSYQLMKRFVTAKHITLFNVAADDRIAPEFIQHEATPAILTAAVGRLLADPALATEQARRQTAALALMGRGGPDPSELAAEAVLRVIAAKSAR is encoded by the coding sequence GTGAGCCGCCCGCTGAAGGTCATGCTGGTGGCGGCGGAGGCTTCGGGCGATGCGTTGGGCGCCGGTCTGGCCAGGGCGTTGAAGGTGCGGTTAGGAGACGATGTGGCCTTTGTCGGCGTCGGCGGGCCCAAGATGGCGGCCGAAGGCGTGGTCAGCCCCTTCGATATCGCCGAACTGTCGATCCTGGGCTGGATCGAGGGCTTGCGCGCCTACGGCAAGGTCAAGCGGCGCGTCGAGCAGACGGCTGCGCTGGCCGAGCGGGAAAAGCCCGACGCCGTGGTGCTGATCGACAGTTGGGGCTTCACGATCCGTGTGGCCAAGGCGATCCGGGCCGCGCGCCCGGACCTGCCGCTGATCAAATACGTCGGGCCTCAGGTGTGGGCCTCGCGGCCGGGCCGGGCCAAGACCTTGGCGGGCGCAGTCGATCATCTTCTGGCCCTCTATGGATTTGATGCGCCATGGTTCGAGCGCGAGGGCCTGCCGACGACGGTCGTCGGCTCGTCTGCGCTTCATATGAACGTGGATGCTGCGGACGGCGCAGCGTTCCGCGCGCGTCGTGGGATCGCCGCCGATGCGCAACTTCTCTTGGTGCTGCCCGGCAGCCGACCCAGTGAGATCACTCGAATGGCCCCCGTCTATGAGGCGACGGTCAGGAAACTGAAGACCACAAATCCCGGCCTGGAAGTCGCCGTGGTCGCCGCGGGGACGGTGGCTCACGATGTTGCAGGCCGCGTCGCCGCCTGGCCTTTCCGCGTTCACCTGGTCGAAGAAGCCGAAAAGTATGACGCCATGCGCGCCGCGACCGTCGCCCTGGCCACCAGCGGCACCGTGTCGACCGAACTGGCGCTGGCGGGCGCGCCGATGGTCATCGCCTACAAGATCGACGGGCTCAGCTATCAGCTGATGAAGCGGTTCGTGACCGCCAAACATATCACCCTGTTTAATGTCGCGGCGGACGACCGGATCGCGCCCGAGTTTATCCAGCACGAGGCGACTCCGGCCATTCTGACGGCGGCGGTTGGGCGGCTGTTGGCCGACCCGGCCCTGGCGACCGAACAGGCGCGTCGCCAGACGGCGGCATTGGCCCTGATGGGACGCGGAGGACCAGACCCCTCCGAACTGGCTGCCGAAGCCGTGCTCAGGGTCATCGCTGCCAAGTCGGCGCGCTGA
- the trpD gene encoding anthranilate phosphoribosyltransferase yields the protein MGDGFKPILARLVEGHPLTSQQAHDFFAACLRGEPTPSQVAAAVTAMRMRGETVDEIAAFAGAMREAALTLDHPYEVIDTCGTGGDGQHTYNISTAAALVLAGAGLKVAKHGNRAMSSKSGSSDVLSILGVNLMASQAQQKKALDEAGICFLFAPAYHGAMRHVGPVRAEIGFRTVFNLLGPLSNPASARRQVMGVYDPRLLEPLAEVLGRLGANRAWTVHGQGLDELATSGPTNVAEWKDGAVRRFQVTPEDAGLPRASVADIRGGDAEENAVALRALLAGAAGPYRDIVLLNAAAALVVSDRAADLAEGAALAAAAIDDGRAAEALDRLARITSTPLESEEPA from the coding sequence ATGGGCGACGGTTTCAAGCCGATCCTCGCCCGACTGGTCGAGGGCCATCCCCTGACGTCCCAGCAGGCGCACGACTTCTTCGCCGCCTGCCTGCGCGGCGAGCCGACCCCGTCGCAAGTCGCCGCCGCCGTCACCGCCATGCGGATGCGCGGCGAGACCGTGGACGAGATCGCCGCCTTCGCGGGCGCCATGCGTGAAGCCGCCCTGACGCTGGACCATCCCTATGAGGTGATCGACACCTGCGGCACCGGGGGCGACGGTCAGCACACCTACAATATCTCGACCGCCGCCGCCTTGGTTCTGGCCGGCGCCGGTCTGAAGGTCGCTAAACATGGCAATCGGGCGATGTCATCGAAATCAGGCTCTTCCGACGTCTTGTCGATCCTGGGCGTGAACCTGATGGCGTCGCAGGCGCAGCAGAAAAAGGCGCTGGACGAGGCCGGCATCTGCTTCCTGTTCGCGCCTGCCTATCACGGGGCGATGCGTCATGTCGGGCCGGTGCGGGCCGAGATCGGTTTTCGCACCGTCTTCAACCTGTTGGGACCGCTTTCGAACCCGGCGTCTGCAAGGCGACAGGTCATGGGCGTCTATGATCCGCGCCTGCTGGAGCCGCTGGCTGAGGTGCTGGGCCGGCTTGGCGCCAACCGGGCCTGGACCGTTCATGGCCAAGGCCTGGACGAACTGGCGACTTCTGGCCCCACGAACGTCGCCGAATGGAAGGATGGCGCGGTTCGTCGCTTCCAGGTCACGCCCGAGGACGCCGGCCTGCCGCGGGCCTCTGTCGCAGACATTCGCGGCGGCGACGCCGAGGAGAACGCCGTCGCCCTGCGCGCGCTTCTGGCCGGCGCGGCTGGCCCTTACCGCGACATCGTGCTGCTGAACGCCGCCGCCGCCCTCGTGGTGTCCGATCGCGCGGCCGATCTGGCCGAGGGCGCCGCGCTCGCCGCTGCCGCAATCGACGACGGTCGAGCCGCCGAGGCGCTGGATCGCCTGGCCCGCATCACCTCCACGCCGCTGGAAAGCGAAGAGCCCGCATGA
- a CDS encoding FUSC family protein yields the protein MTRALSPRRGAEVRAALQMAVGAMAALYLATWLNLPHPYWSVISAIVVIQASVGGDVLTVARDRAIGTATGALAGAAFVFLRPPGLESMALSIAISAGLLAFFATGRPWLKVAPVTATIVIAGGTGAEGPASLAVDRVMEILVGSGVGVLAILALFPRHAGQSFKLQAREAAGEAAGLLALVSKAAPEDASEISRRHADLKRRLDALGQAAKNVIDLPGPQRETADRAALVRAFWRVRSDIVILGRGFQAEGLGARLDPWSQDAERAVEQLKALSEGRAAQPMGAIDQSLALSMAVEGDDVALGAAAIGVAHMHRDLDDLAARFADLKLV from the coding sequence ATGACGCGGGCGCTCAGTCCGCGACGTGGGGCCGAGGTCCGCGCTGCGCTTCAGATGGCGGTCGGCGCGATGGCTGCGCTCTATCTCGCGACCTGGCTGAACCTGCCGCACCCATACTGGAGCGTGATTTCCGCCATCGTCGTCATCCAGGCGAGCGTCGGCGGCGACGTCCTGACCGTTGCGCGCGACCGGGCCATCGGCACGGCGACCGGGGCGCTGGCGGGGGCGGCTTTCGTCTTCCTTCGTCCGCCCGGCCTGGAGAGCATGGCGCTGAGCATCGCCATCTCGGCGGGGCTGCTGGCCTTCTTTGCAACCGGGCGGCCTTGGCTGAAGGTCGCGCCCGTGACGGCGACCATCGTCATCGCCGGCGGGACGGGCGCGGAAGGGCCGGCGTCCCTGGCGGTGGATCGGGTGATGGAAATCCTGGTCGGCAGCGGCGTCGGCGTGCTGGCGATCCTGGCGCTGTTTCCGCGTCATGCCGGGCAGTCGTTCAAACTTCAAGCGCGCGAGGCGGCGGGCGAAGCGGCGGGGCTGTTGGCTTTGGTTTCAAAGGCCGCCCCGGAGGACGCCTCCGAGATTTCGCGCCGTCATGCCGATCTGAAGCGACGACTGGATGCGCTGGGTCAGGCGGCCAAGAACGTCATCGATCTGCCTGGTCCGCAACGCGAGACGGCGGACCGGGCTGCGCTCGTCCGCGCCTTCTGGCGCGTGCGCAGCGACATCGTCATCCTGGGCCGCGGTTTCCAGGCCGAGGGTTTAGGCGCACGGCTGGATCCCTGGTCGCAGGACGCGGAGCGGGCGGTGGAGCAACTCAAGGCTCTGTCTGAGGGCAGGGCCGCCCAGCCCATGGGCGCGATCGACCAAAGCCTGGCGCTGTCCATGGCCGTCGAGGGCGACGATGTGGCTCTGGGCGCCGCCGCGATCGGCGTGGCCCATATGCACCGCGATCTGGACGACCTCGCTGCCCGTTTCGCGGATCTGAAGCTGGTCTGA
- a CDS encoding ComEC/Rec2 family competence protein, which translates to MRAWLHAEVAAQTLRWRLWAPVAFGAGGGVYFALRAEPVLWPLLLGAALAFGLWGVARRRGGSRRLTWLLLMVACASGGLAAAKVRTQAVAAPIAPALGEPTVIEAWVVDVDSTGQRGARVVIAPAWIRGLTPDQTPVRLRATVRGEPPRPGEAIRLFAILNPPPAPASPGAYDFGRNAFFQGMGGVAFALGETRGAELAPPPWRLRLEMAVNGARFALAERIVARLGERTGGIAAAMTTSHETWISQEDMDVMRDSGLAHILSVSGLHMATVGGFVFFAVRLGVAAWPWLALRVHGKKVAALAGLTGVGVYLVVSGAPPPAERAAITASIAFLAILLDRQAVTMHGLAVAAFIVLAIQPEAIVTPGFQMSFAATAALVALVEAWPKRPREISAPWPILAVQRLGGWLTAAVAASIVAGLATGPFAMQHFNRTAMYGLLANLGTSPVADFILMPALALGAALEPLGLGGPLLAVAGWGVDLMLAIGAWTAGLPGAVRTVASAPNYVLPVAFLGVLFVCLWQGRLRWLGLPFAAAVLIWPREPTPDLWLGDGGTNAAFHRDQAAVVVRPGVREFAVDLWSRRRGLTMADRSETGWVCERFSCRPDTDEAGPVAIWWGRKSPSSDQMEALCRAAPVVSVRAVVTSIPSVCQDRLVLDGVDFARGGAVELWRVRSGKPNRWRAVWTADVRGDRPWTRQSDPEVSDTGA; encoded by the coding sequence TTGCGCGCCTGGCTGCACGCCGAGGTCGCCGCACAGACCCTGAGATGGCGGCTATGGGCGCCGGTCGCATTCGGCGCGGGCGGAGGCGTCTATTTCGCTCTGCGAGCCGAGCCGGTCTTGTGGCCACTGTTGCTGGGCGCCGCCTTGGCCTTTGGGCTGTGGGGCGTGGCGCGCCGGCGCGGCGGGTCGCGACGTCTGACCTGGCTGCTGTTGATGGTCGCCTGCGCGTCAGGCGGGCTGGCGGCGGCCAAGGTGCGCACCCAAGCCGTCGCCGCGCCGATCGCGCCCGCCCTCGGCGAACCGACCGTGATCGAAGCCTGGGTTGTCGATGTCGACAGCACGGGGCAGCGAGGCGCGCGGGTCGTGATTGCGCCGGCCTGGATCCGCGGACTGACGCCAGACCAGACGCCGGTGCGCTTGCGAGCGACGGTGCGGGGCGAGCCGCCGCGACCCGGCGAAGCGATCCGCCTGTTCGCCATTCTGAACCCGCCGCCTGCGCCGGCCAGCCCCGGCGCCTACGACTTCGGCCGCAACGCCTTCTTTCAGGGCATGGGCGGCGTGGCGTTTGCCTTGGGCGAAACGCGTGGGGCCGAGCTTGCCCCGCCGCCGTGGCGACTTCGACTTGAAATGGCGGTCAACGGCGCCCGCTTCGCACTGGCCGAGCGGATCGTGGCAAGGCTCGGCGAGCGGACCGGCGGGATCGCCGCCGCCATGACCACCAGTCATGAAACCTGGATCAGTCAGGAGGACATGGATGTGATGCGCGATTCCGGCCTGGCGCACATCCTGTCGGTATCAGGGCTGCATATGGCCACCGTCGGCGGTTTCGTCTTCTTTGCGGTGCGGCTGGGCGTGGCGGCCTGGCCGTGGTTGGCCCTGCGGGTTCACGGCAAGAAGGTCGCGGCCTTGGCGGGCCTCACGGGGGTCGGGGTCTATCTGGTGGTGTCGGGCGCGCCCCCGCCGGCAGAGCGGGCCGCCATCACCGCCTCCATCGCGTTTCTGGCCATCCTGCTGGATCGACAGGCGGTCACGATGCATGGCCTGGCTGTGGCGGCCTTCATCGTTCTGGCCATACAGCCTGAAGCCATCGTCACGCCGGGTTTCCAAATGTCGTTCGCGGCGACGGCGGCCTTGGTCGCCCTGGTCGAGGCCTGGCCGAAGCGCCCCCGCGAAATATCCGCGCCGTGGCCGATCCTGGCGGTGCAGCGGCTGGGCGGTTGGTTGACGGCGGCTGTTGCGGCCAGCATCGTCGCGGGACTGGCGACGGGACCGTTCGCCATGCAGCATTTCAACCGCACCGCCATGTACGGACTGCTGGCCAATCTCGGCACGTCGCCCGTGGCGGACTTCATCCTGATGCCGGCGCTGGCCTTGGGCGCAGCGCTGGAACCCTTGGGGCTGGGGGGACCGTTGCTGGCGGTCGCAGGATGGGGCGTGGATCTGATGCTGGCGATCGGCGCCTGGACGGCGGGATTGCCAGGCGCGGTCAGAACGGTCGCCAGCGCGCCGAACTATGTCCTGCCGGTCGCGTTCCTGGGCGTGTTGTTCGTCTGTTTGTGGCAAGGCCGCCTGCGCTGGTTGGGACTGCCCTTTGCAGCCGCCGTCCTGATCTGGCCGCGTGAACCGACGCCGGACCTCTGGCTTGGCGATGGCGGAACCAACGCCGCCTTTCACCGTGATCAGGCAGCGGTCGTCGTGCGGCCTGGCGTGCGCGAGTTTGCCGTGGATCTGTGGTCGCGACGACGAGGGCTGACCATGGCGGATCGATCAGAGACGGGCTGGGTTTGCGAGCGCTTCTCCTGTCGGCCGGACACCGATGAGGCCGGGCCCGTTGCCATCTGGTGGGGGCGAAAGTCGCCGAGCTCAGATCAGATGGAGGCCTTATGCCGCGCAGCGCCCGTCGTCAGCGTCCGCGCTGTCGTCACCTCAATTCCAAGCGTCTGTCAGGATCGCCTTGTCCTGGACGGCGTGGACTTTGCGCGGGGCGGAGCCGTGGAGTTGTGGCGTGTCCGTTCGGGCAAGCCAAATCGATGGCGCGCGGTGTGGACGGCCGACGTTCGCGGCGACCGCCCCTGGACGCGTCAGTCCGATCCGGAGGTCAGTGATACCGGCGCATGA